In Argopecten irradians isolate NY chromosome 11, Ai_NY, whole genome shotgun sequence, one DNA window encodes the following:
- the LOC138335394 gene encoding uncharacterized protein isoform X1, whose amino-acid sequence MNRTIVMVLLYGLLFVLLGHVDVCLAARAGGSSTRTGSITSQSNAAGFVGGPDTSSPTFIIFLTIFAMCVVAVIVFLVIMFCKIRKYCCFRFMALPGSSEKSHVLQDSSEKPDVLSNTFNKPQVNSVTDDSVDGSARWNNAPDPLTKKPSLTLLPVEDLAKKIVLRSILQKENRKKPRGKSIDSSESDYTLPIYKLPYPVSTGCKPLTPPPEPELTDSSSDSETYSSSSVEDDVDSALSDPSQHFDYYSKDNHI is encoded by the exons GCCATGTGGATGTATGTTTGGCCGCCAGGGCCGGAGGTTCCTCTACTAGGACGGGCTCAATTACGTCACAGTCAAACGCTGCTGGTTTCGTTGGAGGCCCAGACACAAGCAG TCCCACTTTCATCATCTTCCTGACGATCTTCGCTATGTGTGTCGTCGCCGTTATCGTCTTCCTCGTCATCATGTTCTGCAAGATTCGAAAATATTGCTGCTTTAGGTTTATGGCCCTGCCAGGCTCGTCTGAGAAATCACACGTCTTACAAGACTCGTCTGAAAAACCAGACGTCTTATCAAACACATTCAATAAGCCACAAG TTAATTCAGTGACTGACGATTCTGTGGACGGTTCAGCCCGTTGGAACAATGCACCAGATCCCTTGACGAAGAAGCCTTCCTTGACACTGTTACCAGTGGAGGACCTGGCAAAGAAAATTGTCTTAAGAT CTATCCTtcaaaaagaaaacagaaaaaagcCAAGGGGAAAATCTATAGACTCCTCAGAATCAGATTACACCCTTCCGATATATAAACTTCCGTATCCCGTCTCTACCGGATGTAAACCTCTCACTCCTCCACCGGAACCGGAACTAACAGATAGCAGTTCGGATTCGGAGACGTACTCATCATCTAGTGTAGAAGATGACGTAGATTCGGCCCTCTCCGACCCTTCGCAACATTTCGACTATTATTCTAAGGATAACCACATATGA
- the LOC138335394 gene encoding protein DDB_G0268328-like isoform X2, with product MNRTIVMVLLYGLLFVLLGHVDVCLAARAGGSSTRTGSITSQSNAAGFVGGPDTSRFMALPGSSEKSHVLQDSSEKPDVLSNTFNKPQVNSVTDDSVDGSARWNNAPDPLTKKPSLTLLPVEDLAKKIVLRSILQKENRKKPRGKSIDSSESDYTLPIYKLPYPVSTGCKPLTPPPEPELTDSSSDSETYSSSSVEDDVDSALSDPSQHFDYYSKDNHI from the exons GCCATGTGGATGTATGTTTGGCCGCCAGGGCCGGAGGTTCCTCTACTAGGACGGGCTCAATTACGTCACAGTCAAACGCTGCTGGTTTCGTTGGAGGCCCAGACACAAGCAG GTTTATGGCCCTGCCAGGCTCGTCTGAGAAATCACACGTCTTACAAGACTCGTCTGAAAAACCAGACGTCTTATCAAACACATTCAATAAGCCACAAG TTAATTCAGTGACTGACGATTCTGTGGACGGTTCAGCCCGTTGGAACAATGCACCAGATCCCTTGACGAAGAAGCCTTCCTTGACACTGTTACCAGTGGAGGACCTGGCAAAGAAAATTGTCTTAAGAT CTATCCTtcaaaaagaaaacagaaaaaagcCAAGGGGAAAATCTATAGACTCCTCAGAATCAGATTACACCCTTCCGATATATAAACTTCCGTATCCCGTCTCTACCGGATGTAAACCTCTCACTCCTCCACCGGAACCGGAACTAACAGATAGCAGTTCGGATTCGGAGACGTACTCATCATCTAGTGTAGAAGATGACGTAGATTCGGCCCTCTCCGACCCTTCGCAACATTTCGACTATTATTCTAAGGATAACCACATATGA
- the LOC138335396 gene encoding uncharacterized protein, whose product MWLRKIIFTFLLEILQFIDLSDGRYRSYRSYRSYRSYSGYVRYYNYYYNTYYYSQSSNADSSADDGDSGMTAAIVGGVIGGLILIAIIFFVIYLCVKHSSTSRRVDVVIKTEEPVVLKKREPKVKPDKVIVERKKKIQRIHSAPMSPRGPPPRPPKGRPPPSRGMPPHGMPPPNIPPPSSGPPPSAPPSYDSVYPPQKGMDPAYPPQSHFGEEVPNAFVYKPPY is encoded by the exons ATGTGGCTGCGGAAAATTATTTTCACGTTTTTACTTGAAATTCTACAATTTATAG ATCTTAGCGATGGGCGTTACCGAAGTTACCGGAGTTACCGTAGTTACCGTAGTTATAGCGGTTATGTGCGGTATTACAACTATTACTACAACACGTACTATTACTCACAGTCGTCAAACGCCGATAGTAGCGCTGATGATGGAGATTCGGGAAT GACGGCGGCCATAGTGGGAGGTGTAATTGgaggtttgattttgattgcAATAATCTTCTTTGTCATCTACCTGTGTGTTAAACACTCATCGACAAGTCGTCGGGTAGATGTTGTCATAAAAACGGAGGAACCTGTTGTCCTTAAAAAACGAG aACCAAAAGTCAAACCAGATAAGGTGATTGTCGaacgaaagaaaaaaatacaaaggaTACATTCCGCTCCCATGTCTCCGCGAGGCCCGCCACCTAGACCTCCGAAAGGACGCCCTCCACCATCACGTGGCATGCCACCACATGGAATGCCACCACCAAACataccaccaccatcatcaggGCCTCCACCCAGCGCACCCCCTTCCTATGACTCAGTGTATCCGCCCCAAAAGGGAATGGACCCCGCTTACCCACCCCAATCTCACTTCGGCGAAGAAGTACCCAACGCTTTTGTCTATAAACCTCCATACTAG